From a single Nostoc sp. MS1 genomic region:
- a CDS encoding TldD/PmbA family protein, with translation MGSENLSQDTLAEQLLELAIKSGAEAAEVYQSRSLSRPVFFEANRLKQLETSQSEGTALRLWRKGRPGLTVAYGSVEPQAMVERALALSELNQPEPVELISNSQPSYPDLGEAVAVEVLVNWGKEAIALIRNNYPDVLCNSDWECDVETTRLINTQGLDCYYNDTTLSCYMSAEWVRGDDFLSVSDGQTQRDYLDPEKLAYQILQRLAWAKENVPPPNGRVPVLFTSKAADMLWGTAQAALNGKRVLEAASPWAERLGKEIIAPSLTLYQDPQAGPYSCPFDDEGTPTQSLVFIEQGILQNYYCDRTTGRKLSNGTTGNGFRPSLASYPTPGLFNFLIKPGSASLKELIQKIDDGLIVDQMLGGSSGISGDFSINIELGYRVQKGQVIGRVKDTMVAGNVYTALKQVELGSDADWNGSCYTPSLIVEGLSTTGRNN, from the coding sequence ATGGGTTCTGAAAATTTATCACAAGATACGCTAGCAGAACAACTGCTGGAACTAGCTATCAAATCGGGAGCGGAAGCGGCTGAAGTATATCAGTCGCGATCGCTTTCTCGTCCAGTATTTTTTGAGGCTAATCGACTCAAACAGCTAGAAACCAGCCAATCTGAAGGTACGGCACTGCGTCTATGGCGCAAAGGTCGCCCAGGACTCACGGTAGCTTATGGTTCGGTGGAACCACAAGCAATGGTGGAACGCGCTCTAGCTTTGAGCGAACTTAACCAACCAGAACCTGTGGAATTGATAAGCAACTCTCAGCCATCCTATCCAGATTTGGGTGAGGCTGTAGCTGTAGAGGTTTTAGTTAATTGGGGAAAAGAAGCGATCGCCCTCATCCGCAACAACTATCCAGATGTACTCTGTAATAGTGATTGGGAATGTGATGTGGAAACTACTAGGCTGATCAACACCCAAGGTTTAGATTGTTACTACAACGATACCACCCTCAGTTGTTATATGTCCGCCGAGTGGGTGCGCGGTGACGATTTTTTAAGTGTTTCTGATGGACAAACCCAGCGCGACTACTTAGACCCAGAGAAACTAGCATATCAAATTTTACAAAGGTTAGCATGGGCAAAAGAAAACGTCCCACCTCCTAACGGTCGCGTTCCCGTCTTATTTACCTCCAAAGCGGCGGATATGCTTTGGGGTACGGCACAAGCAGCTTTGAATGGCAAACGTGTCCTAGAAGCTGCCTCTCCTTGGGCAGAACGCTTAGGTAAAGAGATAATTGCCCCCAGCCTTACCCTTTACCAAGACCCCCAAGCAGGGCCTTACAGTTGCCCTTTTGACGACGAAGGTACACCGACTCAATCGTTGGTATTTATCGAACAAGGCATATTACAGAATTATTATTGCGATCGCACCACTGGAAGAAAACTCTCGAATGGTACTACTGGAAATGGTTTTCGCCCAAGTTTAGCCAGCTATCCCACCCCTGGCTTATTTAACTTCTTGATTAAACCTGGTTCTGCATCCCTTAAAGAACTAATTCAAAAAATCGATGATGGTTTAATCGTGGATCAAATGCTTGGTGGTAGTAGTGGTATATCTGGTGACTTTTCCATCAATATCGAACTAGGGTATAGAGTCCAGAAAGGTCAAGTCATTGGTCGCGTTAAAGATACAATGGTCGCAGGTAATGTTTATACTGCTCTCAAGCAAGTAGAATTAGGTAGTGATGCCGATTGGAACGGTTCTTGTTATACCCCATCGTTAATTGTTGAAGGACTATCGACGACTGGGAGAAATAACTAG
- a CDS encoding DUF429 domain-containing protein codes for MKFIGVDLGWKSQPSGLCCLQFIDGKLEILDLDRQDAIAHIFTWIDTWVQPNESALIAVDAPTLIPNPTGSRLPDKLTHKYFGKYHAGCYPANQGLPFADRTINFGLELESRGFVHAPTIEPQKLGRYQIEVFPHPAIVNLFNLDRILKYKKGRISECRLELVRLYQYIVDILPTFEPALCIKKLSISEIPHTGTALKAAEDKLDSLICAYIAAYWWYWGEQRNLVLGDRTTGYIVIPKTGNGE; via the coding sequence ATGAAATTTATTGGTGTTGATTTGGGTTGGAAGTCTCAACCAAGTGGACTATGTTGTTTACAATTCATTGATGGGAAACTAGAGATACTTGATTTAGATCGGCAAGATGCGATCGCTCACATTTTCACCTGGATTGATACTTGGGTACAACCAAACGAAAGCGCACTCATCGCTGTAGATGCGCCTACCCTCATCCCTAACCCTACAGGTAGCCGTCTTCCTGACAAACTCACACACAAATATTTTGGTAAATATCACGCCGGCTGTTACCCAGCAAATCAAGGTCTACCCTTTGCCGATCGCACCATTAATTTTGGCTTAGAATTAGAATCCCGTGGTTTCGTCCATGCACCGACAATCGAACCACAAAAATTAGGCAGATATCAAATTGAAGTCTTTCCCCATCCCGCAATAGTAAATTTATTCAACTTAGACCGTATCCTCAAATATAAAAAAGGGCGCATCAGTGAGTGCCGCTTAGAATTAGTCAGACTATATCAATATATTGTGGATATTCTACCCACCTTTGAGCCTGCTTTGTGTATAAAAAAGTTATCCATTAGTGAAATCCCCCATACAGGTACAGCACTCAAAGCTGCCGAAGATAAACTAGATAGCTTAATCTGTGCCTACATAGCTGCGTACTGGTGGTATTGGGGAGAACAACGTAACTTAGTTTTAGGCGATCGCACCACGGGTTACATTGTGATTCCAAAAACGGGGAATGGAGAGTAG
- a CDS encoding serine/threonine-protein kinase: MICCLNPDCPNPLNSDGKHSCKSCGTTLVPLLRNRFRVIRVLSDEGGFGRTYLSEDKDKLNEPCVIKQLAPKFQGTWSQKKAVELFAEEAKRLQELGEHPQIPTLLAYFEQDNCLYLVQQFINGQNLLKELQQRKNYRPGEIQAILLDLLPVLKFVHDRGVIHRDIKPENIIRCRTDGRLNLIDFGSSKQLTANVQNFGTSIGSHGYSPLEQIRDGKAYAASDLFALGATCFHLMTSVSPFQLWMEHGYSWVSNWRQYLRSPLTPELDHVMDKLLQKDLKHRYISADEVIQDITPKQPLALPAAGQTSGKFPIPQTTYVAKLPKKYTLVRSLVLLSALVLLFGFSESWVSQYRRIYSSLSSRLTQHKSSEMVIVKSQKPTLRTISLPNTLPSGENPYISLAISPNGQIIASCGGDRTIKIWQLATGEEISTLNGHSGKVNAVVFSPDGKTLVSASDDNTIKVWNLKTGKVIRTLEGHNDAVHTVAISPNGKTLVSGSDDNTVKVWNLASGRLITTLTGHTFWVRSVAISPDGVNIASGSFDKTIKIWNLETGNLIHTLAGHGETVTSIAFSPDGNTLASASRDRTIKIWNVAAGTRLLTLKGSTETVTSVAFNPDGNTLASASRDQTIKLWNLATGEEIRTLEGHENTVTSVAFTHDGANLVSGSEDNTIKIWPMGN; the protein is encoded by the coding sequence ATGATCTGCTGCTTAAATCCAGATTGCCCAAATCCATTAAACTCTGATGGAAAACACTCGTGTAAATCCTGTGGTACTACCTTAGTACCGCTTTTAAGAAACCGCTTTCGTGTCATTCGTGTACTTTCTGATGAAGGAGGATTTGGCAGAACTTATCTATCAGAGGATAAAGATAAATTAAATGAACCCTGTGTAATTAAGCAACTAGCACCAAAATTTCAAGGTACTTGGTCACAAAAAAAGGCAGTGGAATTGTTTGCTGAGGAAGCCAAGCGCTTACAAGAACTTGGCGAACATCCGCAAATTCCCACCTTGTTGGCTTACTTTGAGCAAGATAACTGTTTGTATTTGGTGCAACAGTTTATTAATGGACAGAATCTTTTAAAAGAGTTACAGCAACGTAAGAACTATCGACCAGGGGAAATTCAAGCGATTTTGTTAGATTTACTCCCCGTTCTCAAATTTGTCCATGATCGCGGTGTCATTCATCGAGACATTAAACCTGAAAACATTATCAGGTGTCGCACTGATGGCAGATTAAATCTTATCGATTTTGGTTCCTCTAAACAATTAACTGCCAACGTGCAGAATTTCGGCACATCCATCGGTTCACATGGTTACTCACCACTAGAACAAATTCGTGATGGTAAAGCTTATGCTGCTAGTGATTTGTTCGCTTTGGGAGCTACCTGTTTTCACTTAATGACTAGTGTTTCACCCTTCCAATTATGGATGGAACATGGTTATAGCTGGGTATCTAATTGGCGGCAATATTTACGCAGTCCCTTGACACCAGAATTAGATCACGTAATGGACAAGCTGCTGCAAAAAGACCTCAAGCACCGCTACATATCGGCTGATGAAGTCATCCAAGATATTACTCCCAAACAGCCCCTAGCCTTACCAGCCGCCGGACAAACATCTGGCAAATTCCCCATACCTCAGACAACTTATGTAGCTAAGTTGCCTAAAAAATATACCTTAGTCAGAAGCTTAGTTTTGCTGAGTGCTTTAGTATTGCTATTTGGTTTTAGCGAATCTTGGGTTAGCCAATATCGGCGCATTTACAGCAGTTTATCCTCAAGGTTAACTCAGCACAAGTCTAGCGAAATGGTGATAGTCAAGTCGCAGAAGCCCACATTAAGAACCATTTCTCTACCAAATACTCTCCCAAGCGGTGAAAACCCCTATATTTCCCTTGCAATTAGTCCTAATGGTCAAATCATAGCTAGTTGTGGGGGCGATCGCACTATTAAGATTTGGCAGTTAGCTACAGGTGAAGAAATCTCTACCCTCAATGGGCATTCTGGTAAAGTTAATGCTGTTGTCTTTAGCCCTGATGGTAAAACCCTAGTTAGCGCCAGTGATGATAACACTATCAAAGTTTGGAACCTCAAAACTGGCAAAGTCATTCGTACCCTAGAAGGACACAACGACGCAGTTCATACCGTTGCTATCAGTCCCAACGGCAAAACCTTAGTTAGTGGTAGCGATGATAACACCGTCAAAGTCTGGAATTTAGCTTCGGGAAGACTCATCACAACACTCACTGGACATACATTTTGGGTGCGTTCCGTTGCTATTAGCCCTGATGGTGTCAATATAGCGAGTGGTAGCTTTGATAAAACTATTAAAATTTGGAATTTAGAAACTGGAAACCTAATTCACACCCTAGCCGGACATGGTGAAACAGTCACATCAATTGCCTTTAGCCCTGATGGTAACACCTTAGCCAGCGCCAGCCGCGATCGCACGATCAAAATTTGGAATGTAGCCGCAGGTACAAGGCTTCTCACCTTAAAAGGAAGTACAGAAACAGTCACATCAGTTGCTTTTAATCCCGATGGTAACACCCTAGCCAGTGCCAGCCGTGACCAGACAATCAAGTTGTGGAATTTAGCAACAGGCGAAGAAATTCGCACCCTAGAAGGGCATGAAAATACAGTCACATCTGTAGCTTTTACCCATGACGGTGCAAACTTAGTCAGTGGTAGCGAAGATAATACGATAAAAATTTGGCCTATGGGAAATTAG
- a CDS encoding chloride channel protein, which translates to MYFRSWLQPRRGLAIAEACVIGIVAALSAVFLKVSSGFLGAWRVHSSHILPAWLVLPIIGLCFGYLAGLLVERLAPEAGGSGIPQVKATLANIPMKLSWRVAIIKLLSAIIVLGSGMTLGRQGPTVQVGAGLAAGMSRLVPTSPDHRRQMIAAGAGAGLAAAFNAPIAGVLFIIEELLQDLSGLTLGTAIIASFIGGVVSRLLGGRSLNLNIELLYYSSRFSFPEIPFFLLLGVLAGLFGALFNRGLIFSLQFYRNLHISLPLRVALAGLVSGVVVSLLPESFRNHAALREYVITSDLKPTFAAIAFISQFILTLIAFGSGAPGGLFAPSLILGSALGHLVGVFAYYVSGGGSPATYALAGMGGFFSAVSKVPITAIVIVFEMTTDFNLVLPLMIVAVTAYLVAEKVVPGSLYEKLLSLNGITLNKQMSVEGVLTRLTAKEVMQQRVETLDADMTLEEAKQAFANSHHRGFPVVEDNKLVGIITQSDLTKSLSRHPDSNPPLREIMTANPMTVTPRHNLSNVLYLLDRYQISRLPVVEGQKLIGIITRADIIKAEAEHLNGENPNPATQAEPSYVVYQTRSPSTGRGRLLVPVANPETAATLLKMAAAIARDRHYEIECVQIMLVSRHTSPSETTVRTAKSRRLLRQAEVLAKKWRIPVHTQIRVAHDPAQAIIETIEERHIDLILMGWKGNTSTPGRIFGNIVDIIIRQATCDVVLVKLGTQQSTVKSPSSSATPHSPLPTPQFNRWLVPMAGGPNARIAIKLLPALVTLGNEPQIRLTRIFKPLDLKPDMTVLEQAIRQLMRSRQLSSTVIAAPVQADSVVEGVIKLVKTEGYDVVVLGASREGLLQQAIQGNIPEAIASGVDSTVILVRGAIDS; encoded by the coding sequence ATGTACTTTCGCAGTTGGTTGCAGCCTAGACGGGGTTTAGCGATCGCAGAAGCTTGTGTTATTGGGATTGTAGCTGCTTTATCTGCGGTATTTCTCAAAGTCAGTTCAGGATTTTTAGGGGCATGGCGAGTTCATAGTTCTCATATTTTGCCTGCTTGGTTAGTCTTACCAATCATAGGTCTATGTTTTGGGTATTTGGCTGGTTTATTGGTGGAAAGATTAGCACCAGAGGCTGGTGGGAGTGGGATTCCTCAAGTCAAAGCCACCCTGGCAAATATACCCATGAAATTGTCGTGGCGGGTAGCAATAATTAAGTTACTAAGTGCCATTATTGTCTTAGGTTCGGGAATGACACTGGGAAGGCAAGGCCCGACAGTACAGGTAGGGGCAGGTTTGGCGGCGGGGATGAGTCGTTTGGTTCCTACATCTCCCGACCATCGGCGACAAATGATAGCGGCTGGTGCTGGTGCTGGTTTAGCGGCTGCGTTTAACGCTCCGATCGCGGGTGTATTATTTATTATTGAGGAATTACTACAAGATTTATCAGGATTAACTCTAGGAACTGCGATTATTGCCTCGTTTATTGGTGGCGTAGTTTCCAGATTATTGGGTGGTCGCAGTCTAAATTTAAACATAGAGTTACTTTACTACTCTAGCCGTTTTTCTTTTCCAGAAATCCCTTTCTTTCTGCTTTTAGGAGTTTTAGCCGGGCTATTTGGTGCATTATTCAATCGCGGATTAATTTTTAGCCTGCAATTTTACCGGAATCTGCATATTAGCTTACCTTTACGGGTCGCTTTAGCTGGTTTAGTTTCTGGGGTTGTCGTGTCTCTGTTGCCAGAGTCTTTCCGTAATCATGCTGCGTTGAGAGAATATGTAATTACCAGTGATTTAAAACCAACATTTGCGGCGATCGCATTTATTTCTCAGTTTATTCTCACTTTAATAGCCTTTGGTTCTGGCGCACCTGGAGGATTATTCGCCCCTAGTCTCATTTTGGGTTCCGCTTTAGGACATTTGGTAGGGGTATTTGCCTACTATGTGTCGGGAGGCGGTTCTCCTGCTACCTATGCTTTAGCAGGGATGGGAGGATTTTTTAGTGCCGTTTCTAAAGTACCAATCACCGCAATAGTGATTGTCTTTGAAATGACCACTGACTTTAACCTAGTTTTACCTTTGATGATAGTAGCTGTAACTGCTTACTTGGTAGCAGAAAAGGTAGTACCTGGCTCACTGTATGAAAAATTATTATCTTTAAATGGGATTACTCTAAATAAACAAATGTCGGTGGAAGGGGTATTAACTAGACTGACGGCAAAAGAGGTAATGCAGCAGAGGGTAGAAACTTTAGACGCAGACATGACCCTAGAAGAAGCCAAACAAGCTTTTGCTAACTCTCATCACAGGGGTTTTCCAGTAGTTGAAGATAATAAATTAGTAGGAATTATTACGCAATCAGATTTAACCAAAAGCCTCAGTCGTCATCCAGACAGTAATCCCCCTTTACGGGAAATTATGACCGCCAATCCTATGACGGTGACACCTAGACATAACTTAAGTAACGTATTGTATCTACTAGACCGCTATCAAATCAGCCGCTTACCCGTTGTCGAAGGGCAGAAATTGATCGGCATTATTACGCGTGCAGATATTATTAAAGCAGAAGCAGAGCATCTTAACGGGGAAAACCCCAACCCAGCAACACAAGCAGAACCATCTTATGTAGTTTACCAAACCCGCAGTCCTAGTACTGGCAGAGGTAGATTATTAGTACCAGTCGCCAACCCCGAAACCGCCGCCACCTTATTAAAAATGGCAGCCGCTATTGCCCGCGATCGCCATTATGAAATAGAGTGTGTGCAAATAATGTTAGTCTCCCGCCACACTTCCCCATCCGAAACCACTGTCCGCACCGCCAAAAGCCGCCGCCTGCTGCGACAAGCAGAAGTATTAGCTAAAAAGTGGCGTATTCCCGTACATACTCAAATTAGAGTCGCCCATGACCCCGCACAAGCAATAATAGAAACCATTGAAGAACGACACATAGACCTCATCCTCATGGGTTGGAAGGGCAACACATCCACCCCCGGACGTATATTCGGTAACATTGTAGACATCATCATCCGCCAAGCCACCTGTGACGTAGTGCTAGTAAAGCTAGGCACTCAACAATCAACAGTCAAATCTCCCTCATCTTCCGCCACTCCCCACTCCCCACTCCCCACTCCCCAATTTAATCGCTGGCTAGTACCAATGGCTGGTGGCCCCAACGCCAGGATAGCTATTAAATTGTTACCAGCTTTAGTTACTTTAGGAAATGAACCGCAAATTCGTCTAACTAGGATATTTAAACCCCTAGATTTAAAACCAGATATGACAGTTCTAGAACAAGCTATTCGTCAATTAATGCGTAGTCGTCAATTATCTAGCACTGTAATTGCTGCGCCAGTACAAGCTGATTCAGTTGTCGAAGGTGTAATTAAGCTGGTAAAAACCGAGGGTTATGATGTAGTAGTTTTAGGTGCTTCCCGTGAAGGCTTATTACAACAAGCTATCCAAGGTAATATTCCAGAGGCGATCGCTTCTGGTGTAGATAGTACAGTGATTTTGGTGAGAGGGGCAATTGATAGTTAG
- the glgP gene encoding alpha-glucan family phosphorylase yields MQPIRTFNVSPSLPTRLEPLRRLAYNLHWDWNVETKDLFRRLDPDLWESSHHNPVLMLGTISQGRLLEVVEDEGFLAQLDRADRQLEEYLQERSWYKKQRHQTPKECFAYFSAEFGLVDCLPVYSGGLGVLAGDHLKSASDLGLPLVGVGLLYQQGYFAQYLNADGWQQERYPINDFYNMPLHLERNADGSELRIAVEYPGRKIYARVWRVQVGTVPLYMMDTNIEPNNPYDQDITDQLYGGDIDMRIHQEIMLGIGGVQMLKALGYKVTAYHMNEGHAAFSALERIRLLIQQEGLSYATAKQVVSSSNIFTTHTPVPAGIDLFPPDKILYYLGYYADIFGLPKEQFLGLGRENTGDLSGPFSMAVLALKMATFSNGVAQLHGVVSRQMFQGLWKKVPVEEVPITAITNGVHARSCVAKSTQELYDRYLGPNWSSVPSDNQLWERMDAIPDEELWRNHERCRLDMILYVREHLVKHLRDRGASPSDIVQAQEVLDPNALTIGFARRFATYKRATLWMRDIERIRRILLADKNRKVQFVIAGKAHPKDIPGKELIREINHFIREQHLEKQVVFVPNYDIHISRLMVAGCDIWLNTPRRPREASGTSGMKAAMNGLPNLSVLDGWWDEADYVRTGWAIGHGENYEDPNYQDEVEANALYDLLEKEVVPLFYDHRDVDGLPRPWVAKMKDAIRLNCPFFNTARMVREYAQRAYFPASDRYYTLTSDNYAPAKELANWKATLSDHWFNIKIKDIDVSAGADIEVNQTVAVKAKVDLATLTNDDVQVELYQGAIDANGDIVNAIPVVMDYQGQDSGGLSVYTANILYTASGLQGLSLRVLPQHPHLSNPYEPRLIAWAE; encoded by the coding sequence ATGCAGCCAATTCGTACATTCAATGTATCTCCTTCCTTGCCGACGCGACTAGAACCGTTGCGGCGACTGGCGTATAATTTACATTGGGATTGGAACGTCGAGACTAAAGATTTATTTCGTCGCTTAGACCCAGATTTATGGGAGTCTAGCCATCATAACCCTGTATTAATGTTGGGTACAATCAGTCAAGGGCGGCTTTTGGAAGTCGTAGAAGATGAAGGTTTCCTGGCACAGCTAGATCGTGCCGATCGCCAACTAGAGGAATATTTACAGGAACGTAGTTGGTATAAGAAGCAGCGTCATCAGACACCAAAAGAATGTTTCGCCTATTTTTCGGCGGAGTTTGGGTTGGTAGATTGTCTGCCCGTTTATTCTGGCGGTTTGGGGGTTCTAGCGGGAGATCACTTAAAATCAGCTAGTGATTTAGGACTACCCTTGGTCGGTGTGGGTTTATTGTACCAGCAAGGCTATTTTGCTCAATATCTCAATGCCGACGGCTGGCAGCAAGAACGTTACCCGATTAACGATTTCTATAATATGCCTTTGCACCTAGAACGCAATGCCGACGGTTCAGAACTGCGGATTGCGGTAGAATATCCAGGACGCAAGATTTACGCCAGAGTTTGGCGTGTACAGGTGGGAACTGTACCCCTGTATATGATGGATACCAACATTGAACCGAATAATCCCTACGACCAAGACATCACCGACCAACTCTATGGCGGCGATATCGATATGCGTATCCACCAAGAAATCATGTTGGGTATTGGTGGTGTGCAAATGTTGAAAGCCTTGGGCTATAAGGTGACTGCTTACCACATGAATGAAGGTCATGCCGCCTTCTCAGCCTTAGAACGCATCCGCTTGTTGATTCAGCAAGAAGGTCTGAGTTATGCGACAGCTAAACAGGTGGTGAGTTCTAGTAATATCTTTACCACACATACCCCAGTACCAGCCGGGATTGACCTATTCCCACCTGATAAAATTCTGTATTACCTTGGTTATTATGCAGATATCTTTGGCTTACCCAAAGAGCAATTTTTAGGGCTGGGACGGGAAAATACAGGTGATTTGTCTGGGCCGTTTAGTATGGCGGTGTTGGCGTTGAAGATGGCAACATTTTCTAATGGTGTCGCCCAGTTACACGGTGTTGTTTCCCGGCAAATGTTCCAAGGCTTGTGGAAAAAGGTTCCTGTGGAGGAAGTACCTATCACAGCCATTACTAACGGTGTCCATGCGCGTAGTTGCGTTGCTAAGTCAACCCAAGAATTATACGATCGCTATTTGGGGCCAAATTGGTCATCAGTACCATCAGATAACCAATTGTGGGAACGGATGGACGCAATTCCTGATGAGGAGTTGTGGCGCAATCACGAACGTTGCCGCTTGGACATGATATTGTATGTGCGTGAGCATTTAGTCAAACATTTGCGCGATCGCGGTGCTTCTCCTTCCGATATTGTCCAAGCCCAGGAAGTCCTCGACCCCAATGCGTTAACTATTGGTTTTGCCCGGCGCTTTGCCACATACAAACGTGCTACCCTGTGGATGCGCGACATTGAAAGGATTAGACGCATTTTATTAGCCGACAAAAACCGCAAGGTACAATTTGTTATTGCTGGTAAAGCCCACCCGAAAGATATCCCCGGAAAAGAACTCATCCGCGAAATTAATCACTTTATCCGTGAACAACATTTAGAAAAACAAGTCGTGTTTGTTCCCAACTACGACATTCATATTTCCCGGCTGATGGTAGCTGGTTGTGATATCTGGTTAAACACACCCCGCCGTCCTAGAGAAGCATCGGGTACAAGCGGGATGAAAGCTGCAATGAATGGCTTACCTAACCTGAGTGTGTTAGATGGTTGGTGGGATGAAGCTGATTATGTCCGCACCGGCTGGGCTATAGGACATGGGGAGAATTACGAAGACCCCAACTACCAAGATGAAGTAGAAGCCAATGCCCTCTACGATTTACTGGAAAAAGAAGTCGTACCCCTATTTTACGACCACCGCGATGTCGATGGTTTACCTAGACCTTGGGTAGCGAAAATGAAGGACGCTATCCGCTTAAACTGTCCATTTTTTAATACAGCGCGGATGGTGCGAGAATATGCACAACGGGCTTACTTCCCAGCAAGCGATCGCTACTATACCTTAACATCCGATAATTATGCGCCAGCTAAGGAATTGGCAAATTGGAAAGCAACCCTTAGTGACCACTGGTTTAATATCAAAATTAAAGATATCGATGTATCCGCAGGCGCAGATATCGAAGTTAATCAAACCGTTGCTGTCAAAGCTAAGGTAGACTTGGCAACTTTAACCAATGATGATGTACAAGTCGAACTATATCAAGGTGCGATTGATGCTAACGGGGATATAGTCAACGCTATACCTGTAGTGATGGATTATCAAGGACAGGATAGCGGAGGGTTGAGTGTGTACACAGCTAATATCCTTTACACTGCCTCTGGTTTACAGGGTTTGTCGTTGCGTGTGTTACCCCAACACCCGCATCTGTCTAATCCTTATGAACCCAGGTTGATTGCTTGGGCGGAATAA
- a CDS encoding Crp/Fnr family transcriptional regulator, giving the protein MSSITITETTADILADSTLKGNLSPRLFTRKEVIPPNQDVLWRIERGVVRTLTWGEDGTFITLGYWGTGDLVGYPLSKINPYQIECLTSVEAIAIPQHFWHQYTNDLLAHIQYSEELLSIVHRKPVSLRLWQFLVWLSEKFGRDLEQGRLIELYITHQEIAEVLNTTRVTVTRLLQQFEAAGTLLRHKRRIILCLSNKTIMNVSLKNG; this is encoded by the coding sequence ATGTCTTCTATAACTATCACAGAAACTACTGCTGACATCTTGGCTGACTCCACCCTCAAGGGGAATTTGTCACCAAGGCTATTTACGCGCAAAGAAGTTATTCCACCTAATCAAGATGTACTTTGGCGAATTGAACGTGGGGTAGTTCGTACTCTCACTTGGGGCGAAGACGGCACATTTATTACTTTGGGTTATTGGGGAACTGGGGATTTAGTTGGTTATCCTTTATCTAAAATTAACCCATATCAAATTGAATGTTTAACTAGTGTAGAAGCTATTGCCATACCGCAACATTTTTGGCATCAATACACTAATGATTTACTAGCTCATATTCAATATTCTGAAGAGCTTTTAAGCATAGTCCACCGTAAACCTGTGTCTCTACGTTTATGGCAATTCTTAGTTTGGCTGAGTGAAAAATTTGGGCGAGATTTAGAACAAGGTAGACTCATTGAACTGTATATTACCCATCAAGAAATTGCTGAAGTATTGAATACAACGAGAGTAACTGTAACACGTTTACTACAGCAATTTGAAGCAGCAGGTACGCTACTACGTCACAAGCGGCGCATTATTCTATGCCTATCAAATAAAACAATTATGAATGTCAGTTTAAAAAATGGCTAA
- a CDS encoding Tab2/Atab2 family RNA-binding protein, with protein sequence MGSIWELDFYSRPILDENQKKVWEVLICESPTDVRTNTDTLFRFAKYCPNTEVNSVWLKTAIQEAISKAGEAPNKIRFFRRQMNNMIVKACEDAGISAMPSRRILMLYEWLQQRMEEVYPQEPGYQGGTNPSVRLDSPLPQRLPDALEGQKWVFVSLSAAELAEMSEWDIGFTEAFPLNLAQVSPETRIPGVLIFSPRALPIAGWMSGLELGFLRVDTSQGTRLLLETGATESWILANIKNPSVLEEAQGFETAKQKAKGVHFIGVQSDSQAESFAGFWLLQEVGLP encoded by the coding sequence ATGGGCAGTATTTGGGAATTAGATTTTTACTCTCGTCCGATTTTGGACGAAAATCAGAAAAAAGTTTGGGAAGTTTTAATTTGTGAAAGCCCCACAGATGTTCGGACAAATACGGACACCTTATTTCGCTTTGCAAAATATTGTCCTAATACGGAGGTAAATTCTGTTTGGTTAAAGACAGCTATCCAAGAGGCTATTAGCAAAGCTGGAGAAGCGCCAAACAAAATCCGCTTTTTCCGCCGCCAAATGAATAACATGATTGTTAAGGCTTGCGAGGATGCAGGCATTTCCGCCATGCCTAGTCGGCGTATTTTGATGCTTTATGAATGGCTCCAGCAGCGCATGGAAGAGGTTTATCCTCAAGAACCAGGTTATCAAGGAGGCACAAATCCCTCGGTACGTTTGGACAGTCCTCTACCCCAACGCTTACCTGATGCCTTAGAAGGGCAAAAATGGGTATTTGTTTCTTTGTCGGCTGCGGAATTAGCAGAAATGTCAGAGTGGGACATTGGCTTTACCGAAGCATTCCCTTTAAATTTGGCTCAGGTATCTCCCGAAACACGCATTCCTGGTGTGTTAATTTTCTCCCCTAGAGCCTTACCCATAGCCGGCTGGATGTCTGGCTTAGAATTGGGCTTTTTGAGAGTAGATACCAGTCAAGGAACAAGATTACTTTTAGAAACTGGTGCTACAGAAAGCTGGATTTTAGCCAATATCAAGAATCCTTCCGTTTTAGAAGAAGCCCAAGGTTTTGAAACCGCCAAACAAAAAGCTAAAGGTGTACATTTCATCGGGGTACAGTCCGACTCCCAAGCAGAATCTTTTGCGGGATTTTGGCTCTTACAAGAGGTGGGTTTGCCTTAA